Within the Flavobacteriales bacterium genome, the region ACCGAATACCAGCAGCGGGCATCCCGAACCTCCACCACCTTCAATTCGGGGTATGAGTTTTGACATGTGCGTTGTGGAAGCACCATAGGAGGTGCCCCTATTCAATGAGTTGAAGATATCTTGAAGTTCATCAGTCCTGGTTATAATAACCCCAACACTTATAGCACGAAGATCGAACAGTAGCCTAAAGTTGTTCAGATCTCTATCAAAGAATGGGTCTTTATTATTCCATTCAATCTCAAGGGCAATTTTATTTTTATAGCAATCAATTTTATGGGTAGGTGAGTCCATGATCTCATTATCCACGCTTACGGAGGTTTTAAACTGCTTCTCTTCCCAACCGCGGTTGTATA harbors:
- a CDS encoding restriction endonuclease encodes the protein MGIEFIPKNIQEKYEIHEWKHACAILKSDFPNEWQDLLDLLNEFQLCKSWLVEGGGRKSKVSEFIDQFLYNRGWEEKQFKTSVSVDNEIMDSPTHKIDCYKNKIALEIEWNNKDPFFDRDLNNFRLLFDLRAISVGVIITRTDELQDIFNSLNRGTSYGASTTHMSKLIPRIEGGGGSGCPLLVFGLKKELYNENC